Within the Patescibacteria group bacterium genome, the region CAAGGAGGTATACTGCGCCCCAAATTCACATCTCCTCTCGGTGCGATACATGAGTGAGCGTAATTCACGCAACTCCTGATATCTTTTTGTCTTTTTGTCTATACTTTGTTATGATTTCTATTATATGAAATCACGTCAAAAACATATCTATCACTTTCCTGTTATTATTGAAAAAGATGAGCATGGCTATTATGTAGGGAAAGTCCCTTCGCTGAAAAGCTGCTATACTCAAGCAAAGACACTGCCGGAACTCTATAAAAGACTTCATGAGGTTATTGAGCTCTGTATTGAAGTTGAGCAAAAATTATTCAAAGAACCTATTTCTCAAAATGAATTTATCGGCGTGCATCAACTTGAATTCCGCGCATAGCACCTATGCCGCCCTTTGTTCCCATTTCTGCTAAGCGCATGGTAAAAATACTGGTTCATTTAGGCTTTGAAAATATTCGAATCAAAGGAAGTCATCATTTTTTTCTCAATCCTATTTCAGGAAAAACAACAACGATTCCCATTCATGGGAACGAATCCTTGAGTATAGGTATACTAAAAGAAATTCTTCGAGATATTGAAATCTCGAGAGAAGAATATGAAAAATTACGGAGAATGGTATAAAAAACCATTGGATTACTCCAATGGTTCGGTTCTGACAACTACTCAGTGAGGCGGCGTGCTGTGCGGCCTTGGGCGTAGTCGTCTGTTTCGGAGCGCGCCTCTTGAATGGCGGCGCTGTTCTGCTCGATGCGCGACACGAGCATATGCAGCTGTGCCATAATCTCATCGCGCTTGTAGCTGTCTGTCGTAGCTACGGCGAGATCCGCTTCGAGATGGCACAGTGTGTCGAGCGCTTCCTTGATGTCTACTTCATTTCTTTGCAGGCGTATCACGAGACCCTCGATGTTTTGAGCAGTTCTACGGGCATTCG harbors:
- a CDS encoding type II toxin-antitoxin system HicB family antitoxin, with amino-acid sequence MKSRQKHIYHFPVIIEKDEHGYYVGKVPSLKSCYTQAKTLPELYKRLHEVIELCIEVEQKLFKEPISQNEFIGVHQLEFRA
- a CDS encoding type II toxin-antitoxin system HicA family toxin encodes the protein MPPFVPISAKRMVKILVHLGFENIRIKGSHHFFLNPISGKTTTIPIHGNESLSIGILKEILRDIEISREEYEKLRRMV